The following are encoded in a window of Phragmites australis chromosome 22, lpPhrAust1.1, whole genome shotgun sequence genomic DNA:
- the LOC133905098 gene encoding universal stress protein PHOS34-like, with translation MAEEASAPAAAAGEGKMTMVVGVDESDHSYYALQWALQHFFPPAPPQRYRLVVVAAKPSAASAVGFAGPGAANVLPFVEADLKRSSLRVIDKAKELCAQVSDAVFEVVEGDARNVLCEAVERHHAEMLVVGSHGYGAIKRAVLGSVSDYCAHHAHCTVMIVKKPKNKH, from the exons ATGGCGGAGGAAGCGTCTGCGcccgcagcggcggcgggggaggggaAGATGACCATGGTGGTGGGGGTCGACGAGAGCGACCACAGCTACTACGCGCTGCAGTGGGCGCTCCAGCACTTCTTCCCGCCGGCCCCGCCGCAGCGGTACcgcctcgtcgtcgtcgccgccaaGCCCAGCGCCGCGTCCGCCGTCGGCTTCGCCGGGCCAG GTGCGGCGAATGTGCTGCCGTTCGTGGAGGCGGACCTGAAGCGCAGCTCCCTCCGCGTCATCGACAAGGCCAAGGAGCTCTGCGCACAG GTGAGCGACGCCGTGTTTGAGGTGGTCGAAGGTGACGCGAGGAACGTGCTCTGCGAGGCGGTGGAGAGGCACCACGCCGAGATGCTGGTCGTCGGCAGCCATGGCTACGGAGCAATTAAAAG GGCTGTTCTCGGAAGCGTGAGTGATTATTGTGCCCATCATGCGCACTGCACAGTGATGATAGTAAAGAAGCCAAAGAACAAGCATTGA
- the LOC133904788 gene encoding F-box/LRR-repeat protein 3-like isoform X2 codes for MSREGQRLGCGGAGGIGIGVLSLDMLGQVLDRLREPRDHKACRLVSHALERAEAAHRRALRALRREPLPRLLRAFPALEQLDLSACASLDDASLAAAVAGADLGIRRVCLARASGVGWRGLEALVAACPRLEAVDLSHCVGAGDREAAALAAAAGLRELRLDKCLGVTDMGLAKVAVGCPRLEKLSVKWCREISDIGVDLLAKKCRELRSLDISYLQVGNGSLKSISYLGKLEELAMVACSCIDDEGLELLSKGSNSLQTVDVSRCDHVTSQGLASLIHGHNFLQKLHAADCLHEIGQCFLSKLATLKETLTVLKLDGLEVSVSLLEAIGEGCDNLVEIGLSKCSGVTDEGISSLVARCSHLRTIDLTCCNLITNNALDLIADNCKMVECLRLESCSLINEKGLDWIATCCPNLKEIDLTDCGVNDAALQPLAKCSELLILKLGLCSSISDKGLAFISSNCGKLVELDLYRCNSVTDDGLAALVNGCKKIKLLNLCYCNKITDGGLIHLGSLEELTNLELRCLARITGIGISSIAIGCKSLIELDLKHCYSVDDAGLWALARYALNLRQLTISYCQVTGLGLCHLLSSLRSLQDIKMVHLSWVSIEGFEMALRVTCGRLKKLKMLSGLKTVLSPELLQMLQSCGCRIRWVNKPLVYKD; via the exons ATGAGCCGGGAGGGGCAGAGGCTTGGCTGTGGCGGCGCCGGAGGTATCGGAATTGGTGTGCTGTCGCTGGACATGCTGGGCCAGGTGCTCGATCGCCTGCGGGAGCCGCGGGACCACAAGGCGTGCCGCCTCGTCAGCCACGCCTTAGAGCGCGCTGAGGCCGCGCACCGCCGCGCGCTGCGGGCGCTCCGCAGGGAGCCGCTCCCTCGCCTGCTCCGCGCGTTCCCGGCGCTAGAGCAGCTCGACCTCTCCGCCTGCGCCTCACTCGACGACGCCTCCCTTGCGGCGGCCGTGGCCGGCGCGGACCTCGGCATCCGGCGCGTGTGCCTGGCGCGCGCCAGCGGCGTGGGGTGGCGCGGGCTGGAGGCGCTCGTGGCCGCATGCCCCAGGCTGGAGGCGGTCGACCTTTCGCACTGCGTGGGCGCTGGGGACCGCGAGGCAGCGGCGCTGGCGGCAGCGGCTGGGCTGAGGGAGTTGAGGTTGGACAAGTGCCTCGGCGTCACGGACATGGGGCTCGCCAAGGTAGCTGTTGGGTGCCCCAGGCTGGAGAAGCTGAGCGTCAAGTGGTGCCGTGAGATCTCCGACATTGGCGTCGATCTGCTCGCCAAGAAGTGCCGCGAGCTCCGCAGCCTTGACATCTCCTACCTGCAG GTGGGCAATGGATCCCTTAAATCAATATCCTACCTTGGGAAGCTAGAGGAGTTGGCAATGGTTGCTTGCTCATGTATAGATGATGAAGGCCTGGAATTGCTAAGCAAGGGGAGCAACTCACTGCAG ACTGTTGATGTATCAAGATGTGATCATGTGACTTCCCAGGGATTAGCTTCACTCATACATGGTCACAATTTTCTTCAGAAGTTACATGCTGCAGATTGTTTGCAT GAGATAGGACAATGTTTTCTGTCCAAGTTGGCAACACTGAAGGAGACCTTGACTGTGTTGAAACTTGATGGTCTTGAAGTCTCGGTCTCTCTCCTTGAAGCCATTGGTGAAGGTTGCGACAACTTGGTTGAGATTGGACTTAGTAAATGCAGTGGCGTTACAGATGAAGGAATTTCATCTCTGGTAGCTCGATGTAGCCACCTAAGGACCATTGATCTCACATGCTGCAATCTCATCACCAACAATGCCCTTGATTTAATAGCTGACAACTGTAAGATGGTTGAATGCCTCCGGTTGGAATCCTGCTCTTTGATAAATGAGAAGGGACTAGACTGGATCGCAACCTGTTGCCCCAATCTTAAGGAGATCGACCTCACAGACTGCGGTGTGAATGATGCAG CATTGCAGCCTTTGGCTAAATGCTCTGAACTGCTAATATTGAAATTAGGCCTATGCTCAAGTATTTCCGACAAAGGCCTTGCTTTTATTAGTTCAAACTGTGGAAAGCTTGTGGAGCTTGACCTCTACCG TTGCAACTCTGTTACGGATGATGGGTTGGCAGCTTTAGTCAATGGCtgcaagaagattaagttgcTAAACTTGTGCTACTGCAACAAGATTACTGATGGTGGTTTGATCCACTTAGGCTCTCTAGAGGAGCTCACAAACCTTGAACTGAGGTGCTTGGCCCGCATTACAGGTATTGGGATCTCCTCAATTGCAATCGGATGCAAGAGCCTGATAGAACTAGACTTGAAACATTGCTATTCGGTTGATGATGCTGGCCTGTGGGCCCTTGCTCGTTATGCTCTGAACCTTAGACAG CTTACTATATCCTACTGCCAAGTGACCGGCTTGGGCCTGTGCCACCTGCTGAGCTCCCTGAGGTCCCTCCAGGATATTAAGATGGTGCACCTCTCGTGGGTCTCTATAGAAGGGTTCGAGATGGCGCTGCGAGTGACCTGTGGGAGGCTGAAGAAGCTGAAGATGCTCAGCGGGCTGAAGACCGTGCTGTCCCCTGAGCTGCTCCAGATGCTGCAGTCGTGCGGCTGCCGAATCCGATGGGTCAACAAGCCTCTCGTCTACAAGGACTGA
- the LOC133904788 gene encoding F-box/LRR-repeat protein 3-like isoform X1, with amino-acid sequence MSREGQRLGCGGAGGIGIGVLSLDMLGQVLDRLREPRDHKACRLVSHALERAEAAHRRALRALRREPLPRLLRAFPALEQLDLSACASLDDASLAAAVAGADLGIRRVCLARASGVGWRGLEALVAACPRLEAVDLSHCVGAGDREAAALAAAAGLRELRLDKCLGVTDMGLAKVAVGCPRLEKLSVKWCREISDIGVDLLAKKCRELRSLDISYLQVGNGSLKSISYLGKLEELAMVACSCIDDEGLELLSKGSNSLQLVASWQLDFAYTRLELEIWILIECIVQHHWQLNVFEVLTFDLFKASIHSNYLLLFQTVDVSRCDHVTSQGLASLIHGHNFLQKLHAADCLHEIGQCFLSKLATLKETLTVLKLDGLEVSVSLLEAIGEGCDNLVEIGLSKCSGVTDEGISSLVARCSHLRTIDLTCCNLITNNALDLIADNCKMVECLRLESCSLINEKGLDWIATCCPNLKEIDLTDCGVNDAALQPLAKCSELLILKLGLCSSISDKGLAFISSNCGKLVELDLYRCNSVTDDGLAALVNGCKKIKLLNLCYCNKITDGGLIHLGSLEELTNLELRCLARITGIGISSIAIGCKSLIELDLKHCYSVDDAGLWALARYALNLRQLTISYCQVTGLGLCHLLSSLRSLQDIKMVHLSWVSIEGFEMALRVTCGRLKKLKMLSGLKTVLSPELLQMLQSCGCRIRWVNKPLVYKD; translated from the exons ATGAGCCGGGAGGGGCAGAGGCTTGGCTGTGGCGGCGCCGGAGGTATCGGAATTGGTGTGCTGTCGCTGGACATGCTGGGCCAGGTGCTCGATCGCCTGCGGGAGCCGCGGGACCACAAGGCGTGCCGCCTCGTCAGCCACGCCTTAGAGCGCGCTGAGGCCGCGCACCGCCGCGCGCTGCGGGCGCTCCGCAGGGAGCCGCTCCCTCGCCTGCTCCGCGCGTTCCCGGCGCTAGAGCAGCTCGACCTCTCCGCCTGCGCCTCACTCGACGACGCCTCCCTTGCGGCGGCCGTGGCCGGCGCGGACCTCGGCATCCGGCGCGTGTGCCTGGCGCGCGCCAGCGGCGTGGGGTGGCGCGGGCTGGAGGCGCTCGTGGCCGCATGCCCCAGGCTGGAGGCGGTCGACCTTTCGCACTGCGTGGGCGCTGGGGACCGCGAGGCAGCGGCGCTGGCGGCAGCGGCTGGGCTGAGGGAGTTGAGGTTGGACAAGTGCCTCGGCGTCACGGACATGGGGCTCGCCAAGGTAGCTGTTGGGTGCCCCAGGCTGGAGAAGCTGAGCGTCAAGTGGTGCCGTGAGATCTCCGACATTGGCGTCGATCTGCTCGCCAAGAAGTGCCGCGAGCTCCGCAGCCTTGACATCTCCTACCTGCAG GTGGGCAATGGATCCCTTAAATCAATATCCTACCTTGGGAAGCTAGAGGAGTTGGCAATGGTTGCTTGCTCATGTATAGATGATGAAGGCCTGGAATTGCTAAGCAAGGGGAGCAACTCACTGCAG CTTGTAGCCTCCTGGCAATTGGACTTTGCGTACACTCGGCTGGAACTTGAAATTTGGATACTTATAGAGTGCATTGTGCAACATCACTGGCAACTGAATGTTTTTGAAGTGTTAACTTTTGATCTTTTTAAAGCATCGATCCATTCTAACTATCTTCTTTTATTTCAGACTGTTGATGTATCAAGATGTGATCATGTGACTTCCCAGGGATTAGCTTCACTCATACATGGTCACAATTTTCTTCAGAAGTTACATGCTGCAGATTGTTTGCAT GAGATAGGACAATGTTTTCTGTCCAAGTTGGCAACACTGAAGGAGACCTTGACTGTGTTGAAACTTGATGGTCTTGAAGTCTCGGTCTCTCTCCTTGAAGCCATTGGTGAAGGTTGCGACAACTTGGTTGAGATTGGACTTAGTAAATGCAGTGGCGTTACAGATGAAGGAATTTCATCTCTGGTAGCTCGATGTAGCCACCTAAGGACCATTGATCTCACATGCTGCAATCTCATCACCAACAATGCCCTTGATTTAATAGCTGACAACTGTAAGATGGTTGAATGCCTCCGGTTGGAATCCTGCTCTTTGATAAATGAGAAGGGACTAGACTGGATCGCAACCTGTTGCCCCAATCTTAAGGAGATCGACCTCACAGACTGCGGTGTGAATGATGCAG CATTGCAGCCTTTGGCTAAATGCTCTGAACTGCTAATATTGAAATTAGGCCTATGCTCAAGTATTTCCGACAAAGGCCTTGCTTTTATTAGTTCAAACTGTGGAAAGCTTGTGGAGCTTGACCTCTACCG TTGCAACTCTGTTACGGATGATGGGTTGGCAGCTTTAGTCAATGGCtgcaagaagattaagttgcTAAACTTGTGCTACTGCAACAAGATTACTGATGGTGGTTTGATCCACTTAGGCTCTCTAGAGGAGCTCACAAACCTTGAACTGAGGTGCTTGGCCCGCATTACAGGTATTGGGATCTCCTCAATTGCAATCGGATGCAAGAGCCTGATAGAACTAGACTTGAAACATTGCTATTCGGTTGATGATGCTGGCCTGTGGGCCCTTGCTCGTTATGCTCTGAACCTTAGACAG CTTACTATATCCTACTGCCAAGTGACCGGCTTGGGCCTGTGCCACCTGCTGAGCTCCCTGAGGTCCCTCCAGGATATTAAGATGGTGCACCTCTCGTGGGTCTCTATAGAAGGGTTCGAGATGGCGCTGCGAGTGACCTGTGGGAGGCTGAAGAAGCTGAAGATGCTCAGCGGGCTGAAGACCGTGCTGTCCCCTGAGCTGCTCCAGATGCTGCAGTCGTGCGGCTGCCGAATCCGATGGGTCAACAAGCCTCTCGTCTACAAGGACTGA
- the LOC133905459 gene encoding universal stress protein PHOS32-like, which yields MDLGSIEERDMAAEATAEGGGGSGKGVMVVGIDDSDHSYYALQWTLQHFFGPGQPQQYHLVVLTAKPPASSVIGIAGVGSAELLPTVEVDLKRTSARVIEKAKQLCTQVIDVSYEVFEGDARSVICEAVDRHHAEMLVVGCHGYGAWKRAVLGSVSDYCTHHAHCTVMIVKRPKHKKSEHVS from the exons ATGGATCTTGGTAGCATCGAGGAACGGGACatggcggcggaggcgacggcagaaggaggaggaggatcggGGAAGGGGGTGATGGTGGTGGGGATCGACGACAGCGACCACAGCTACTACGCGCTGCAGTGGACGCTGCAGCACTTCTTCGGCCCCGGGCAGCCGCAGCAGTACCACCTCGTCGTGCTCACCGCCAAGCCCCCCGCGTCCTCCGTCATCGGCATCGCCGGCGTCGGCTCGGCGGAGCTGCTGccgacggtggaggtggaccTCAAGCGCACCTCCGCCAGGGTCATCGAGAAGGCCAAGCAGCTTTGCACCCAG GTGATCGACGTCAGCTACGAAGTGTTCGAAGGGGACGCGAGGAGCGTGATCTGCGAGGCGGTCGACCGGCATCACGCCGAGATGCTGGTCGTGGGCTGCCATGGTTATGGAGCATGGAAGAG GGCTGTTCTTGGGAGCGTGAGCGACTACTGCACCCACCACGCGCACTGCACCGTGATGATAGTGAAGAGGCCAAAGCACAAGAAATCTGAACATGTGTCTTAA
- the LOC133904590 gene encoding zinc finger BED domain-containing protein RICESLEEPER 3-like, which produces MEQIDSVMASPSSPLSSDGDDARNASKDLPPPAPTDTTLDEATAVVPLDAQGAAPAPVIMRKVLRNPAGKGAIVRKKSRLAIAGAPSSPEATSSDVHLLKSMGFTMSSPCTESSSQQESHSVNDSEPIQIDDDDNENVAEDVNFGTKRKLTSVVWKEFKKVKVLGEIKAQCLHCHKQLGGKSRNGTKHLHDHLKICTLRRIKLKGENKTLAQSALRFNSQEGGKISVENYTFNPELARKELAAMIILHEYPLCIVDHTGFWRFIYVPAPHTTEVICEELYEALVEWNIDEKISTVTLDNCTTNDAVIPELVKKIGKTKLMLEGKLLHMRCAAHILNLIVKDGLEVIQPAIAKVHESVAFWTATPKRVEKFEEIAKYVKVPIEHKLGLDCKTRWNSTYKMLSIALPYVVVFNHVTRVEKLYDCAPSKEEWTFAREVVERLKMFNDITAVFFGTNYVTANNQLLKICEAKMQIRQWAACANPIIEKMSSKMIDKFDKYWKDIKGPRGIATILDPRFKTDYLLGFFETLLVQTNEVCIEKVNEVRDSLCNLMKEYQVEEDEDNTESSAPPLDNSSLLSTISARVASRRPTITRVKSELDRYLEDELVPIATENFQILDWWKVAGTRYPTLRKIARDIFAIPVSTVASKSAFSTSGRVLSEHRSRLTPEILEALMCSQDWIRNKYRDDDNNDKPETFWSCLQEIPEKMEVMFMFCYSSKICSEDKKS; this is translated from the exons atggAGCAGATCGACTCCGTCATGGCTTCGCCCTCCTCGCCGTTGAGCTCCGACGGCGACGACGCAAG GAACGCTAGCAAGGACCTGCCACCACCTGCTCCAACCGACACAACACTCGACGAGGCGACCGCTGTTGTACCCCTCGATGCGCAAGGTGCTGCACCTGCACCTGTCATCATGCGCAAGGTGCTTCGAAATCCGGCTGGGAAAGGTGCCATCGTGAGGAAGAAAAGCCGCCTTGCGATTGCAGGAGCCCCAAGTTCCCCAGAAGCTACCTCCTCCGACGTGCATTTGTTGAAATCCATGGG ATTCACCATGTCAAGTCCATGTACTGAGAGTAGCAGCCAACAAGAATCACATTCTGTTAATGACTCAGAGCCAATacaaattgatgatgatgataatgagaATGTGGCTGAAGATGTGAACTTTGGCACAAAGAGAAAGCTTACTTCTGTTGTTTGGAAGGAGTTCAAGAAGGTGAAAGTCTTGGGTGAAATTAAAGCTCAATGCCTTCATTGCCACAAGCAGCTTGGAGGAAAAAGCAGGAATGGAACGAAGCATCTTCATGATCATTTGAAGATatgtacattgagaagaatcaAACTGAAGGGAGAGAACAAGACACTAGCACAGTCAGCTTTGCGGTTTAATTCTCAAGAGGGAGGGAAAATATCTGTGGAAAATTACACATTTAATCCAGAACTAGCTAGAAAAGAGCTTGCTGCCATGATTATACTACATGAGTATCCTTTATGTATTGTTGACCATACCGGCTTTTGGAG GTTCATATATGTTCCTGCTCCACATACAACTGAAGTTATTTGTGAGGAGTTGTATGAAGCTTTGGTTGAATGGAATATTGATGAGAAGATCTCGACGGTGACTCTTGATAATTGCACCACAAATGATGCGGTAATTCCTGAACTTGTCAAGAAGATTGGTAAAACAAAACTCATGTTGGAGGGGAAACTATTACATATGCGTTGTGCGGCCCACATTCTTAACTTGATTGTGAAGGATGGTTTAGAGGTGATACAACCTGCAATTGCAAAAGTTCATGAAAGTGTAGCCTTTTGGACAGCCACACCTAAAAGagtagaaaaatttgaagaaattgctAAGTATGTCAAAGTCCCAATTGAACACAAGTTAGGTCTTGATTGCAAAACTCGGTGGAATTCTACATACAAGATGCTTAGTATTGCTTTACCTTATGTGGTGGTTTTTAACCATGTAACACGTGTTGAGAAACTATATGATTGTGCTCCAAGTAAGGAAGAATGGACTTTTGCTAGAGAGGTGGTTGAGAGGCTCAAGATGTTCAATGACATAACTGCTGTGTTTTTTGGAACTAATTATGTCACTGCCAATAATCAGCTCCTTAAAATTTGTGAGGCCAAAATGCAAATTAGGCAATGGGCTGCTTGTGCAAATCCTATTATAGAAAAAATGTCAAGTAAGATGATTGATAAATTTGATAAATATTGGAAGGACATTAAAGGACCAAGGGGAATAGCCACTATTCTTGATCCTCGATTTAAGACTGACTATCTCCTTGGGTTTTTTGAGACCCTATTAGTTCAGACCAATGAAGTGTGTATTGAGAAAGTTAATGAAGTTAGAGACTCTCTATGTAATTTGATGAAGGAGTACCAAGtagaagaggatgaggataacACAGAATCATCAGCTCCTCCACTTGACAATTCGAGTTTATTATCTACAATCAGTGCACGTGTTGCAAGTAGAAGACCAACAATCACAAGAGTCAAATCTGAACTAGATAGGTACTTGGAGGATGAGTTGGTTCCAATTGCAACAGAGAACTTTCAGATTCTAGATTGGTGGAAGGTGGCTGGGACACGTTATCCTACATTAAGGAAGATAGCACGTGACATATTTGCTATTCCAGTCAGCACTGTTGCATCCAAATCTGCATTTAGCACTAGTGGGAGGGTTCTTAGTGAGCACCGTAGCCGCCTCACGCCAGAGATCTTGGAGGCGCTAATGTGTTCACAAGATTGGATACGCAACAAGTACAGAG atgatgataataatgatAAGCCTGAAACCTTTTGGAGTTGCCTTCAAGAGATCCCAGAAAAGATGGAGGTGATGTTCATGTTTTGTTATAGTAGCAAAAT CTGTTCTGAGGACAAGAAGTCATGA